In the genome of Clostridia bacterium, one region contains:
- a CDS encoding zinc ribbon domain-containing protein, with the protein MTLFFLLMIAVTIYYFFITKGENIFKATSDTTKRCSNCHNPVKEDFNVCPICKETLKKKCEKCGEKVETSWKYCPYCEEPTDGSGGR; encoded by the coding sequence ATGACTCTATTTTTTTTATTGATGATAGCTGTAACGATATATTACTTTTTTATAACCAAAGGAGAGAATATCTTTAAGGCAACCTCAGACACAACCAAAAGGTGTTCAAATTGTCATAATCCAGTCAAAGAGGATTTCAATGTATGTCCTATATGTAAGGAAACTCTAAAGAAGAAATGTGAAAAATGTGGAGAAAAAGTTGAAACATCCTGGAAGTATTGCCCTTATTGCGAAGAGCCAACAGACGGAAGTGGAGGAAGATGA
- a CDS encoding LCP family protein — translation MKRKSIFLIISILICIFLVALVCSLYFNSNMPFSGVIVNAAEGEEAAVNLQDDNASINGSDEINKRVKQSLNLLVLGCDSTSGNTDTIMLVNLNTDTGTLNILSIPRDSRITNTKSSITKINSVYSAKGIDKTVETVKSLLGAEIDYYAVINTALFRKVIDILDGIDIEVPVDMKYDDKKQGLHINLKKGWNRLDGKKAEQFVRFRKSNIYDEKTAKYYDGSDLKRINAQHYFIKEIVRQKMKIRYITKLTKVADVVLKEIKTNIGVSDIAIIASKLANINYEKAKTFILPGEDIYKKDKTYYFASDKDKTKELISQYFDVYR, via the coding sequence ATGAAACGTAAATCAATTTTTTTGATCATATCAATATTAATTTGCATATTTTTAGTAGCTTTAGTCTGCAGTCTGTATTTTAACTCAAACATGCCCTTTAGCGGTGTGATTGTAAATGCTGCAGAAGGTGAAGAAGCAGCTGTAAACCTGCAGGATGATAACGCTTCAATAAACGGTTCGGATGAGATAAACAAAAGAGTAAAGCAATCATTGAATTTGCTGGTATTAGGCTGCGATAGTACTTCAGGAAATACAGATACAATAATGCTGGTCAATCTTAATACGGACACCGGTACATTGAATATACTTTCTATTCCGAGAGACAGCAGAATCACAAATACAAAAAGCAGTATAACAAAAATAAATTCAGTATACTCTGCTAAAGGAATAGACAAAACCGTCGAAACTGTAAAGAGTTTATTAGGTGCAGAAATTGATTATTATGCAGTAATCAATACAGCTTTATTCCGGAAAGTTATAGATATACTGGACGGAATAGATATTGAGGTGCCTGTTGATATGAAGTATGACGACAAAAAGCAAGGTCTGCATATAAATTTGAAGAAGGGGTGGAACAGGTTAGACGGGAAAAAAGCAGAGCAGTTTGTCCGATTCAGAAAATCAAACATTTATGATGAAAAAACAGCAAAGTATTATGACGGAAGTGATCTGAAAAGGATAAATGCACAACATTATTTTATAAAAGAAATAGTTCGTCAAAAAATGAAAATAAGATATATTACTAAACTTACTAAGGTTGCTGATGTTGTCCTGAAGGAAATCAAAACCAATATAGGGGTATCAGATATAGCGATTATTGCGTCTAAGCTGGCTAATATTAATTATGAAAAGGCAAAAACTTTTATACTGCCGGGAGAAGATATATATAAAAAGGATAAAACGTATTATTTTGCTAGTGATAAAGACAAAACAAAAGAATTGATATCCCAATATTTTGATGTTTATAGGTGA
- a CDS encoding ATP-binding protein has product MKKRIKYKIVITMMVVLISVLHYFVGLPDSPVHGFYRLLYYIPIILAAFVFGFRGGVTVSLLVGIIYSPFLLLSFGGFGWEAINDLLDIVLFFAIGIITGILVEKENMSLKRLDDELKRYILLENYTSGIIESIKSGVVAVNNDLLITMINKGAKNILKVGDNCIGQNFSDAFSCCKEVNERIYDSVRKGIAYDNLELIMKDDNTVRTIKISLYPLIFEETKKGLVIILEDVTEVKRLQQHVQRNDKLAALGELSSGIAHEIRNPLGIIKAIGQTMKNELSTNLEVVNELEIIDEEIERANRIVKALMEFGRPGGNKKMSLSISSILKEVFTVTSKYMEQHKVELIFEEVCSADVIGDKEQLKQAFINIIFNAVQAMNGGGKLSVCIKEDLDKAVGISFKDTGTGITDGDISKIFNPFFTTKDDGTGLGLSIVHRIVEEHGGKINVISKRGQGTTFEIVLPQLKEVS; this is encoded by the coding sequence ATGAAGAAGCGAATAAAGTATAAAATTGTTATTACAATGATGGTCGTACTGATAAGTGTTTTGCATTATTTTGTGGGTTTACCCGATTCTCCGGTCCATGGCTTTTACAGGCTCCTATACTATATACCAATTATACTTGCGGCATTTGTCTTTGGCTTTAGAGGAGGGGTAACCGTATCACTTTTAGTGGGGATAATATATTCTCCATTTTTACTGCTTTCTTTTGGAGGCTTCGGGTGGGAGGCCATAAATGATTTACTAGATATAGTTTTGTTTTTTGCTATCGGTATTATTACAGGCATTCTCGTTGAAAAGGAAAACATGAGTCTTAAGAGACTTGACGATGAACTAAAACGGTATATCCTTCTTGAAAACTATACAAGTGGTATTATTGAGAGCATAAAAAGCGGTGTTGTTGCTGTAAATAACGATCTTCTCATTACGATGATAAACAAAGGGGCAAAGAATATACTTAAGGTTGGAGATAATTGTATAGGGCAGAATTTCTCCGATGCTTTTTCGTGCTGCAAGGAAGTGAATGAAAGGATATATGATTCAGTAAGAAAAGGTATTGCATATGATAACCTTGAATTGATTATGAAAGATGATAATACTGTAAGAACTATAAAAATAAGCCTGTATCCCTTGATATTTGAAGAAACAAAAAAGGGGCTTGTAATTATCCTAGAAGATGTAACTGAAGTAAAAAGACTGCAGCAGCATGTGCAAAGGAATGATAAATTAGCGGCTTTAGGAGAACTGTCAAGCGGCATTGCTCATGAGATAAGAAATCCGTTAGGAATCATAAAAGCTATAGGACAGACAATGAAAAATGAGTTGAGTACAAATCTTGAGGTTGTAAATGAACTTGAAATCATAGATGAGGAAATTGAAAGGGCAAACAGGATTGTCAAGGCGCTAATGGAGTTTGGAAGACCGGGAGGAAACAAAAAAATGTCTCTCTCAATCAGTAGTATATTGAAAGAAGTGTTTACCGTCACTTCAAAGTACATGGAACAACACAAGGTTGAATTGATTTTTGAAGAAGTATGCAGTGCAGATGTAATTGGTGACAAGGAGCAACTAAAGCAAGCATTTATAAATATAATATTTAATGCTGTACAAGCCATGAATGGCGGGGGCAAACTTTCAGTTTGCATAAAAGAGGATTTGGATAAAGCAGTCGGTATTAGCTTTAAAGATACCGGTACAGGAATTACTGACGGAGATATCAGTAAAATATTCAATCCGTTTTTTACAACAAAGGATGATGGTACAGGGCTTGGACTTTCGATAGTCCATAGAATAGTGGAAGAACATGGCGGGAAGATAAATGTCATTAGCAAGAGAGGACAGGGAACTACCTTTGAGATTGTTCTGCCTCAACTAAAGGAGGTATCTTAG
- a CDS encoding zinc ribbon domain-containing protein, translating to MKNKKIMLWLLGVLGFLLIYNHFIAPFLMLYKNRLGMGMHWRMYNNYNYFVDSRFIVIIVILTSGILVYGLIKPGRSSTRCPKCSKEIQDERWRVCPYCGANVNTKEVK from the coding sequence ATGAAAAATAAAAAAATCATGTTATGGCTACTAGGCGTGCTGGGGTTTTTATTGATATATAACCATTTCATTGCTCCATTTCTGATGCTATATAAAAATCGGTTGGGTATGGGAATGCACTGGAGAATGTATAACAATTATAACTACTTTGTAGACTCGCGCTTCATTGTCATTATAGTGATCCTGACTTCAGGGATACTGGTATACGGTCTGATAAAGCCTGGAAGGAGCAGTACAAGGTGCCCAAAATGCAGCAAGGAGATACAAGATGAGCGTTGGAGGGTCTGCCCGTACTGTGGGGCAAACGTAAATACAAAAGAGGTGAAGTGA
- a CDS encoding family 10 glycosylhydrolase — MKKILKTTALLLILSLILPVIMVSGAVRSITKRDFRGLWVATVLNMDYPSKPATDPEILRSEAVKILEDAEDMGMNAIILQVRPASDALYKSKYFPWSKYLTGSQGLMPDEGFDPLEFWISEAHNRGMELHAWVNPYRITKEPVSGVSDLYFSHPAVNNPEYTVKYSDGNLYFNPGIPEVRKLIIDGVMEIIENYDADGIHFDDYFYPGKNFDDKAAYEKYGKEYKSIDDWRRANVDSLISDLSSSIRDTGKNVRFGISPFGIWANKSKNSLGSDTKGMQSYYDQYADTRKWVKDGLIDYITPQLYWNIGYSVADYSKLVSWWKNTVKDTAVDLYIGQAAYRAGNSDPSSPWYGVNEIARQLRLNSETPEVKGSMFFNYRALTKNPSLRAVIKAIYEQRDGVVAKIPVNMTRPSENIRTRFEKFYLNGSSDPGKPLYLNGRLIEERSNRGYFGILVPLEKGQNTFAFSQEGSYDTRVIFREAGSSEPKKMDTIDIPTSSVFPQTQEYRTEGEKITFSCQAPVGSEVTVDIGDRSYKMTPSVTAPAGLEAYPTTYTYEYIVPAFKGTPRNIDLGTPVYTMKYMGTEKKRSAPAKVGVIMKDSPFYAQIINRVVDSYESPSSANGADFELYNGMVDYVTGMTGSYVRLSFGQWVKKSNVKIYASKQQIRPVIKRAVYKAGEKWDSIKIDLSYPVAAIASFDGEAIKMNISRTSAAPIPVLPKNSLLSSVEVSKDGSSIQYTLSLKKNQSIEGYYVEKTSSGVTLYIKRIVNVKKGKTPLTGITIMLDPGHGGSEAGATGPLGLSYAEKTINLKTALKLQTELKKLGAKVVMTRVTDKTISLEERLAASRNEKPDMFISIHANSMNDNVDISKIFGFSVFYRGVHSKNLAEAVYSRTIESLDRNKHGTNRRNFYVTRGTWTPSILIESGFVPNPYEFEWLTDEKEQTRLAKTISEAVLKYFSSKR, encoded by the coding sequence ATGAAAAAGATACTTAAAACCACAGCCTTACTTTTGATTCTTTCATTAATACTACCTGTAATAATGGTCTCTGGTGCTGTAAGAAGTATTACAAAAAGAGATTTTCGCGGTTTGTGGGTAGCAACTGTACTAAATATGGATTATCCGTCAAAGCCTGCAACCGATCCGGAAATACTAAGAAGTGAAGCTGTAAAAATACTTGAAGACGCAGAAGATATGGGTATGAACGCAATTATCCTGCAGGTCCGTCCTGCTTCTGATGCTTTATATAAATCCAAGTATTTTCCGTGGTCAAAGTATTTGACCGGTAGTCAGGGACTGATGCCTGATGAAGGTTTTGATCCTCTTGAGTTTTGGATTAGTGAAGCACACAATAGAGGAATGGAATTGCACGCATGGGTAAATCCTTACAGGATAACTAAAGAACCTGTATCAGGTGTTTCTGATTTGTATTTTTCACACCCTGCTGTAAATAACCCTGAATATACCGTGAAGTATTCTGATGGAAACCTATATTTCAATCCGGGTATTCCGGAAGTCAGAAAGCTTATAATAGATGGTGTTATGGAAATAATAGAAAACTATGATGCAGATGGAATTCATTTCGATGATTATTTTTATCCGGGTAAAAATTTCGATGACAAGGCAGCATATGAGAAATATGGGAAAGAATATAAAAGTATTGACGACTGGAGAAGAGCAAATGTAGACTCACTTATCAGTGATTTGTCAAGTTCAATAAGAGACACCGGTAAAAATGTCCGTTTCGGTATCAGCCCCTTTGGTATATGGGCAAATAAAAGCAAGAATTCTTTAGGAAGTGATACAAAAGGGATGCAGTCATATTATGACCAATATGCCGATACACGGAAGTGGGTAAAGGATGGTTTGATTGACTATATCACACCTCAGCTGTATTGGAATATAGGGTATTCTGTAGCAGATTACAGCAAGCTGGTATCATGGTGGAAAAATACGGTGAAGGATACGGCAGTTGACCTGTATATCGGGCAGGCTGCTTACCGCGCCGGAAATTCTGATCCGTCAAGTCCATGGTATGGAGTAAATGAAATAGCAAGACAACTCAGACTTAATTCAGAAACCCCAGAAGTAAAAGGAAGTATGTTTTTTAATTATAGAGCTCTGACAAAAAATCCTTCTTTGAGGGCAGTTATAAAAGCTATATATGAGCAGCGTGACGGAGTTGTTGCCAAAATACCGGTTAATATGACGCGTCCTTCGGAAAATATACGTACACGCTTTGAAAAGTTTTATCTGAATGGTTCATCCGATCCAGGTAAACCGCTGTATCTAAATGGTAGACTTATAGAGGAACGTTCAAATCGGGGCTACTTCGGAATTCTTGTGCCGCTTGAAAAAGGACAGAACACATTTGCTTTCTCACAGGAAGGTTCATACGATACACGGGTCATATTCAGGGAAGCCGGATCATCTGAACCAAAAAAGATGGATACTATAGATATTCCTACTTCTTCCGTTTTTCCACAGACTCAGGAATACCGAACTGAAGGCGAGAAAATAACCTTTTCATGTCAGGCGCCTGTAGGTTCTGAAGTTACTGTGGACATAGGGGACAGGAGCTATAAGATGACACCTTCGGTTACAGCTCCAGCCGGTCTGGAAGCTTATCCCACTACCTATACTTATGAATATATAGTACCGGCATTTAAAGGAACTCCACGGAATATTGACCTTGGAACACCTGTTTATACAATGAAATATATGGGTACGGAGAAAAAGCGCTCTGCGCCTGCAAAAGTAGGAGTTATTATGAAAGATTCTCCGTTCTATGCCCAAATCATCAATAGGGTCGTAGATAGTTATGAAAGTCCATCTTCAGCTAACGGTGCAGATTTTGAGCTTTATAACGGAATGGTGGACTATGTAACGGGAATGACAGGCAGTTATGTACGTCTGTCATTTGGACAGTGGGTAAAAAAGAGTAATGTAAAAATATATGCATCAAAACAGCAAATACGTCCTGTGATAAAAAGGGCGGTTTATAAAGCTGGGGAGAAGTGGGACAGCATAAAAATTGACTTATCTTATCCAGTAGCGGCAATCGCATCCTTTGATGGAGAGGCAATAAAAATGAATATCTCAAGAACATCCGCGGCACCAATCCCTGTGTTGCCCAAAAATTCACTTTTATCATCTGTAGAGGTGTCTAAGGATGGCAGTAGTATTCAATATACTTTGTCATTAAAGAAAAACCAGAGTATTGAGGGGTATTATGTTGAGAAAACGTCCTCCGGAGTGACATTGTATATAAAAAGAATTGTAAATGTCAAAAAGGGAAAGACCCCTCTCACAGGTATTACCATAATGCTCGATCCCGGACATGGAGGCAGCGAGGCAGGTGCAACAGGTCCGTTGGGCTTGAGTTATGCAGAGAAGACTATAAACTTAAAAACGGCACTGAAGCTGCAAACTGAGCTTAAAAAGCTTGGAGCGAAAGTTGTTATGACAAGAGTAACAGACAAAACAATATCTCTTGAAGAACGCCTTGCAGCATCACGAAATGAAAAGCCGGATATGTTTATATCAATACATGCAAACAGTATGAACGATAATGTAGATATATCCAAAATATTCGGATTTTCAGTCTTTTATCGTGGAGTACACTCGAAGAATTTGGCTGAAGCAGTATATAGCCGTACGATTGAAAGCTTGGATCGCAATAAACATGGTACAAACAGAAGAAATTTTTATGTCACACGCGGTACATGGACTCCGTCAATTCTGATTGAAAGCGGATTTGTACCAAATCCCTATGAGTTTGAATGGCTGACCGATGAAAAGGAACAGACCAGGCTGGCTAAAACTATTTCTGAAGCCGTGTTAAAATACTTCAGTTCAAAAAGATAA
- a CDS encoding DUF2318 domain-containing protein, translating to MANTKKIKKSIFVILGVAVIFVTGLAACSGSSNEKESTSASGGDLVITKSEISETAKFYPYKVGKTNMEVVALKASDGTIRTALNTCQVCYDSGRGYYVQEGSELVCQNCGNRFGVDDVEVVRGGCNPVPVMKENKTEDASTITISKEFLEQSKELFGNWKKG from the coding sequence ATGGCAAACACAAAAAAAATAAAGAAAAGTATTTTTGTTATTTTAGGTGTTGCGGTTATATTTGTTACTGGTCTGGCTGCATGCAGTGGTTCATCAAATGAAAAAGAAAGCACTTCTGCAAGTGGTGGGGATTTGGTAATAACAAAAAGTGAGATTTCAGAAACAGCAAAATTCTACCCATATAAAGTTGGCAAAACTAATATGGAGGTAGTAGCGTTAAAAGCATCAGACGGTACTATAAGAACCGCATTGAATACATGTCAGGTATGTTACGATTCAGGTAGAGGCTATTATGTTCAGGAAGGCAGTGAGCTTGTTTGCCAGAACTGTGGGAATAGGTTTGGCGTTGATGACGTAGAGGTAGTAAGAGGTGGTTGTAACCCTGTACCAGTAATGAAAGAAAACAAAACTGAAGATGCTTCCACTATCACAATATCTAAGGAGTTCCTTGAACAGAGCAAGGAATTGTTCGGAAATTGGAAAAAGGGCTAA
- a CDS encoding zinc ribbon domain-containing protein has translation MTAKNPIIKLIGVLLAVIIGLWLILVLINGTGSGFRIGFSGNHDGGHLYMGYGLGLTGTISFLLLSLIKILFVLFIVGLIAGIAMAIKNYMFTAEDVEKIKGTFTGKKTAVIKEKCSTCGKELENDWKVCPYCGKEANNQNI, from the coding sequence ATGACAGCTAAAAATCCGATCATTAAGCTTATTGGTGTCTTGCTGGCAGTAATCATCGGACTATGGTTGATACTTGTATTAATAAACGGTACAGGTTCTGGATTTAGAATCGGTTTCAGTGGAAACCATGATGGGGGGCATTTATATATGGGTTATGGTTTAGGTTTGACAGGTACGATTTCATTCTTGCTGTTATCACTAATAAAAATACTTTTCGTACTTTTCATTGTGGGACTGATTGCAGGAATAGCAATGGCGATTAAGAATTATATGTTTACAGCTGAAGATGTTGAAAAAATCAAAGGTACTTTCACTGGAAAGAAAACGGCTGTGATCAAAGAGAAATGCAGTACATGCGGTAAAGAACTTGAAAATGACTGGAAGGTATGTCCATACTGTGGTAAAGAAGCAAATAACCAAAATATTTAG
- a CDS encoding sigma-54 dependent transcriptional regulator → MKKILIADDERNMRWILSKNLKEEGFEVIEAVNGEEAFNLFIDREPDMVLLDFRMPVIDGMEALRRIKTINDTIPVIMLTAHGSTDAAVEALKLGALDYLPKPFDIEELKIAIGRALKIEELCNEIDSLRLQFAERYDDRIIGSSKSMREIFEVIDRVADTSATILITGESGTGKELIASAVHNKSLRKNKPYIKVNCGAIPENLIESELFGYEKGAFTGAQNRKLGRFDRAQGGTLFLDEIGELSLSLQVKLLRVLQEHEYERIGGTEVIKSDVRIVTATNRDLEKMVEEGRFREDLLYRLKVIPIEIPPLRKRKEDLEFLINFFIEKYAVEMNKGSIRIDKNALDILKGYDYPGNIRELENIIERSVILSAEGKITASVLPKDVVKESFANKKDLFILPDKGISLEEVEESFVRQALEKAEWNQTRAAKLLGISRHALIYRMDKFELNK, encoded by the coding sequence ATGAAAAAGATATTGATTGCTGACGATGAAAGGAATATGAGATGGATACTGTCAAAAAACCTTAAGGAAGAGGGCTTTGAAGTGATCGAAGCTGTGAATGGTGAAGAAGCTTTCAATCTGTTCATAGACAGAGAGCCGGATATGGTTCTGCTTGATTTTAGAATGCCTGTGATAGATGGTATGGAAGCATTGAGAAGAATAAAGACCATAAACGATACTATACCAGTTATAATGTTAACTGCACACGGCAGTACAGATGCTGCTGTAGAAGCCTTAAAACTTGGGGCACTGGATTATTTGCCCAAACCATTTGATATAGAGGAGTTGAAAATTGCAATAGGAAGAGCTCTGAAAATTGAGGAGCTCTGCAATGAGATCGACAGCTTAAGATTACAGTTTGCTGAAAGGTATGATGACCGGATCATAGGCAGCAGTAAAAGTATGAGAGAAATATTTGAAGTCATAGACAGGGTGGCAGATACGTCTGCAACTATTCTTATTACTGGAGAGAGCGGTACGGGAAAGGAACTTATTGCAAGTGCCGTTCACAATAAAAGTTTGAGGAAAAATAAGCCCTATATAAAAGTCAATTGTGGTGCTATACCGGAAAACCTTATAGAGAGTGAGTTGTTTGGATATGAAAAAGGTGCGTTTACAGGAGCTCAGAACAGAAAACTCGGTAGATTTGACAGGGCTCAAGGGGGAACACTTTTTTTGGATGAAATAGGGGAATTGAGCCTCTCGCTACAGGTAAAGCTTCTTAGGGTACTTCAGGAACATGAATATGAAAGAATAGGCGGAACTGAGGTTATTAAATCTGATGTAAGGATAGTCACAGCAACTAACAGAGATCTTGAAAAGATGGTGGAAGAAGGTAGATTCAGAGAAGACCTCTTATATAGGTTAAAGGTAATACCCATAGAGATACCTCCACTAAGAAAACGAAAGGAAGACCTGGAGTTTCTGATAAATTTTTTTATTGAAAAGTATGCTGTGGAGATGAATAAAGGGAGTATAAGGATTGATAAAAATGCCCTGGATATACTCAAAGGATATGATTATCCAGGCAATATCAGGGAGCTTGAAAACATAATCGAAAGATCGGTAATATTATCGGCTGAAGGCAAAATTACTGCATCGGTACTACCTAAGGATGTGGTAAAGGAATCTTTTGCAAATAAAAAAGATTTGTTTATACTCCCTGACAAAGGAATTTCTCTTGAGGAAGTTGAGGAAAGCTTTGTAAGACAGGCTCTTGAAAAGGCTGAGTGGAACCAGACCCGGGCGGCAAAACTACTCGGTATATCACGACATGCATTGATATACCGGATGGATAAATTTGAACTAAACAAGTGA